The bacterium genome contains the following window.
ACAATGCCAGGGACCATAGATATAACTTTATGTCCTACGCAACGCTCTCCCCAGATATGGGTAAGTTTCAGAATATTTCTCTTGACAAATAATTTTTATGCTGTTATAATGCATAAAAAAGAAAAAAATTGTGTATTAGGAAATTAAACTATGGAACTTAAAGATATAAAACAGATCTTAATTGACCAAAAAGAAGAATTAGAAGATTCCTTAAAAGGGAAAAAGATTATTGAAAGAGAGGTTTTAGGGGAATATAAAAAATTTCTAAAATCTTCTTTAATCAAAATAATCACTGGACCCAGAAGAGCTGGGAAATCAGTTTTGGGCTATGAGATGTTAAAAGATAAAAATTTTGCCTATGTAAATTTTGATGATGAACGGCTTTTTACTTTAGAAACTAAAGACCTGAATTTACTTCTTCAGACAATTTATGAAATATATCAAAAACCCGATTTTATCTTTCTTGATGAAATCCAGAATGTTAATAATTGGGAACTTTTTGTAAACCGGTTGAAAAGAAGAGGATTTAATTTAATCATAACTGGCAGTAACGCCAGGATGTTGAGTAAAGAATTGGCTACTCATCTTACGGGAAGATATTTTTCCTTGGAACTTTATCCATTTTCTTTTCGTGAATATTTATATTTTAATAATTTTGACTATCAAAAAAAGGACATTAGCACAAAAGATACGGCTTCGATAAGAAGATTCTGGGAGAACTATTTATCCTCTGGAGGATTTCCTGAGGTTATTCAAGGTGAATATTATAAGAAATATCTTATTTCGCTATATTCAACAGTTATAACCAAAGATGTAATTATAAGACATAACATAAAATATATAAATACCTTAAAGGAATTTGCAAATTATTTAATTTCTAACTTTGCCCGCCAGATTACTTTTAATAAACTTAAAAATATCTTCTCTTTAAAAAGTGTTCATACGGCAAAAAACTACTTTTCTTTTATTGAGGAATCATATTTAATCTTCCAAATTGAGAGATTTTCCTATAAAAGTAAGGAAAGGTTAACTGCACCAAGAAAAATTTATGCAGTTGACACAGGGCTGATAAATGCTTTGTCCACAAAATTTTCTCAAGAAATAGGAAAAATTTATGAGAATGTTGTAGCAATTGAACTAATGAGAAGAAAGTTTCTTAATCCCAAGGAAGATATCTATTATTGGCAGAATTCTTATAATTATGAGGTTGATTTTGTAATTAAAGAAGAATTAAAGGTTAAGCAGTTAATTCAGGTTTGTTATGACATCAAGAATTACGATACCAGAAAAAGAGAGATTAACTCCTTACTTAAGGCAAGTGGAAATCTAAAATGCAACGATTTACTAATTTTGACTGATGATGTAGAAGAAAAAGAAAAGGTTAAGGGTAAAATAATAACCTTCATCCCATTATGGAAATGGATAATTTGCCATTAAAACCCGGGTAAAACTATTAAATTGATTTTGTGAGCATATAGTGTCAAAACTTATTTTTTGAAAGTATGAAGTTGGGTTATTGAAAGGTTTAACTAATGAAAATTATTGCTGACAAAAGACTATTTTGGTTTTTAAAAGAGGGAACAAACTTTGATCTTTCACAACCCTCTGTGTTAGATATGTATGTCCAGCAGATAATTACCAGAGGTAGAACAGAAGACATCAAGGAACTCTTAAAGTTGCTCAACCTCAAGGAGTTGCAAACGGTATTGGAAAGAATAAAGCATTTTATCACTGATGAGGTAAGAAGATTTTGGGAGGATTTTATTAAGGATGATAAATAATCTTCAAAGGGCAATACTTTTGGAATTTGGCAAAATCCCAGAGAGTGAAGATTTTTAACTGATAGGAAATTGCTTTTCGGCTCTTTGGGAGTGTCTGGTAATAAAAGATTAAACTACCAATTTCCCCATTTCACAGCCCCGTTACGGATGTCACTACTGTGATTCAGACAGTAGACTATAGACATCAGATCTCAGACTAAAGCGGGCAGAAATTGCAGAAGAATGAAGGCTTGGGAGACCTGCCTATACTTCTGCTGGAAGAGTTGAAAGAGTAGAAAGAGTTGGAAGTGTTGGATGAGTTGAAGGAGTTTCTTCACTGACACTGACACTGTCACTGACATAGGTAAGGCTTAGGAAAAATTCAGGGAGTGAAGTTTTGAGGATAGTTTCCCAAATGTCACTAATTTCCTGCATAAATAGAGTCTATAGTCTTGTGTCTGATGTCCAGTGTCTGAATCACGGATGTCACTAAAAAAAAGTTGACAAAAGTAAAGAGAAAAGATATAATAATCCCCAACAACAATGATGAAATCTTTAATTATCGTCGAATCACCGGCAAAAACAAGAACTATAAATAAATATTTAGGTGCAGAATTTAAGGTTGCCTCATCTATGGGACATATAAAAGACTTGCCAAGAGATGCACTTGGCGTAGATGTTACAGATAACTTCAAACCAAAATATGTCGTTATCCCTGACCGAAGAAAAATACTAAAAGAACTCAAAGAGTTTGCCTTGAAAATGGACAATATCTATTTAGCCACTGACCCTGACCGTGAAGGAGAGGCAATATCATGGCATTTATCCCACGAATTAAATGCCAGGCAGATATATCGACTTACCTTTAATGAAATTACTAAACCCGCTATCTTAGAGGCATTAAAACATCCTGGTAAAATTGATAACAATAAGGTTGATGCCCAGCAGGCGAGAAGAATACTGGATAGATTGGTTGGGTATCTTATTAGCCCAATATTAAATAAAAATGTGCAAAAAGGGTTAAGCGCTGGCAGGGTGCAATCTGTGGCGGTTAGACTTATTTGTGAGCGAGAACAGGAAATCGAGGCATTTGTTCCGGAAGAATACTGGTCTATCACCGCTAAACTACAAAAGGAAACTAAAGAGGTATTTAACGCAAAATTAGAGAAGATAGATGCCAAAAAGATAAAAATTCCGAATAAGGAGACATCTGAGCAAATCTTAACAGAACTAAAAGGTAAGGAATTCATTGTTGATAAGGTTATCAAGAAAGATAAGCAACAAAATCCCGTTCCACCCTTTATTACTTCAACACTTCAACAAGAGGCGGCACGAAAACTAAACTTTAAGGCAAAAAAGACGATGCTCGTTGCCCAACAATTATATGAAGGTCTGGATGTTGGTGAAGAATCGCCAGTTGGAATTATAACCTATATGCGAACGGATGCCGTAAGAGTATCTACAGAGGCACAAACACAGGCAAGAGAGTATATTAAAAAGGAATTTGGCTCACAATATCTACCGCTAAAACCGCCTCAATACAAAAGTAAAAAATCAGCTCAAGAGGCACATGAGGCGATTCGTCCAACCTCTGTTTTCAGAAAACCAGATGAAATTAAAGAATATTTAACCCCAGACCAATACAGGTTATATAAACTCATCTGGACCCGATTTATTGCCTCACAGATGACAGCGGCTTTATTAGAAGTTACAAGGGTTGAGATTTTAGTTGAAAATAAATTTTTATTTGTCGCCACCGGCACAGTCGTCAAATTCGATGGGTTTATGGCTGTATATACCGAAGGAAAAGACGAGGAAGAAGAAAAAGAGGATATTTTACCACAACTTAAAGAAAAAGAACGATTAATTTTATTAGAATTAATTCCAAAACAACATTGGACTCAACCCCCGCCGCGATATACAGAGGCAACATTAGTTAAAGCACTGGAAGAAAAGGGTATTGGCAGACCAAGCACTTATGCGGCTATTATCAGCACTATCCAGGAAAGAAATTATGTTCGGCTGGAAGAGAAAAAATTCTTCCTGACAGAACTGGGTAAATTGGTTACACAATTATTAATCAAAAGTTTTCCGGATATTTTAGATGTAGGATTTACCGCCCAATTAGAAGATAAACTCGATAAGATTGAAGAGGGGGAGGTGAACTGGATTGATGTTTTGCAGAATTTCTACATTCCTTTTAAAAATTCCCTGAGTAAGGCACAGGAAGAAATGAGAAATGTGAAAAAAGAGCAGGAAAAAGTAACCTCAATCTTATGTGAAAAATGTCATAAACCAATGGTTGTCAAAATTGGTAAACATGGGAAATTCTTAGCGTGCTCTGGATTCCCTAACTGCCGGAATATCAAAAACATTGAATTAAAAGAAAATGGTGAAATACAGGTAAAACAAGTTGAAGAAACAGAAATACTTTGTGATAAATGCCATAAACCAATGATAATTAAAGAAGGCAGGTATGGTAAATTTTTAGCCTGCTCCGGGTATCCAAAGTGTAAAAATCTGAAATCCCTTGAAAAAAAGGAAGAAAAACCACCAGTCATAACTGAGACAAAGTGTGAAAAATGCGGGGCAAATATGCTTTTACGAGAAGGTAAATATGGTAAATTTTTAGCCTGTAGTAATTATCCCAAATGTAAATTTACTCAATCTGTTAGTTCGGGCCTACTGTGTCCGACGGGCTGTGGCGGAGAATTGACGAGGAAAAGAAGTAAAAAGGGTTTTTTCTATGGCTGTTCTAATTATCCTAAGTGTGAATTTGCTACCTGGGGCAATCCAGTTGAGACAAAATGCCCTGAATGTGGATATATGGTTGTTGAAAAGAAAAGCAAAAGTGGTTTGAAAATATTAGCCTGCACACGCAAGGGATGTAATTATGAAGAAGATGTATCCACAGATTTCGCAGATTATAAAAGGAGATAAAATATGCTCAAAAGTATGACGGGATATGGTGCTGGGAGTAATGAATATTTTAGTGTAGAAATTCAGGCGGTCAATCATAAATTTTCCGAGATAAAGATTTTAACACCTTCTTTTATGACTTTTCTTGAGAATAAAATTAAAGAATATGTCCAGGAAAAAGTCAACCGTGGAAAACTCTATATTCCTATCAACACAAAAAACAGCGTGACATCGTCTTTTAATAAATTTCAAATAGACCATAATTTAGTAAAGGCATATTTGGATTCTTTCCGCCAGGTAGGTAAATCATTCCGATTAAAAGATGACCTTAAACTAAGCCATATCATTGGAATAAGTAATATTATCAGTAAAAATTCTGATATGGAAATAAAAGATAAATTATGGGAGTGGTTGAAGGAACCATTAAATAAAGCCGTTAAGGGATTATTATCAACAAGAATAAGTGAAGGGAAAAAGATAGAGACTGAGTTAAAATTAAGAATTAACAACATAAAAGAATTAGTGGCAGAAATTGAAAAAAAAACACCACAGGTAATTTTAGAATATCAGGAGAAATTAAAAAATAGACTGTCCACACTAAAAATAGATAAAGAGTTTTTTGATGAAACCCGACTTTATCAAGAGATAGCTATTTTTGCGGATAAGTGTGATATTACTGAAGAATTAGTCCGACTAAAAAGCCATATTCAGCAATTTGATGATACATTAGCCGTAGATAAGCCAATAGGCAGACAATTAGAGTTTTTAGCCCAGGAATTACATCGAGAGATAAATACCATTGGTTCTAAAACAGGGGATATAAAAATTATTCAGTTTGTCCTTCAGGCAAAAAATGAATTAGAAAAGGTTCGTGAACAAATTCAAAATGTAGAGTAAGCATAATGGTAGAAAGTTTATAGTTGATAGTTTATAGTTGATAGTTGAAGGACTATAGACTATAAACTATAAACCATAAACTATAAACGAGTTCCTGGTTTTGCAGAACCCTAAAGTCATCATCAAAGAGGAGGAAAATATTTCTATGGGGAAAAATCTACTTATTGTCATCTCCGCTCCTTCGGGTGCAGGGAAAACAACGATATGTAAAAGATTAATCAAAACTACACCTAATCTTGTCTTTTCTGTATCAATGACTACCAGACAACCACGCGAGAATGAAATTAATGGAGCTGATTATATTTTTGTTGATGTTGATGAATTTGAGGATAAAATTAAAAAGGGTGAATTTATCGAATGGGCAAAGATTTATGATGATTATTATGGCACCCCTAAAAAATTCCTTAATGAATCACTTGCCTCTGGAATGGATGTTCTCCTCGACATTGATGCTCAAGGGGCAATGAATGTTCAGGGAAGATATAGAGATAACAGTGTCCTGATATTTATTATCCCACCTTTCATAGAGGATTTAAAAACACGATTATCCAATCGAATGACAGATAGCCTGGAAGAAATAGAAAAACGACTTTCACTGGCAAAACAAGAATTAAAAAATCTTGAGAAGTATGATTATTGCGTCGTCAATGACGACATAGGAGTAACGGTCGGAAAATTAAAATCTATCATTATTGCGGAGAAAAATAAGGTAAAAAAAATTGGGAAAGAGATTTTAGAGCAATTGGGAATAGAAGATGTATAACGGTAAAAATATTATTCTGGGAATAACAGGAAGTATAGCGGCTTATAAATCTGCAGAGATAACCAGTCAGTTAGTCAAACTTGGAGCAAATGTTACGGTTATAATGACTAAATCTGCGATACAATTCATCTCACCTCTTACCCTTCAAACCATATCTAAAAATAAAGTCATCACAGACCTTTTTGAGATACCTGCTTCATCCGGGGTAGAGCACATAACTTTGGTAGATAAAGCGGATATTTTCTTAATTGCCCCAGCCACAGCAAATATTATTGGTAAAATAGCCTGCGGTATAGCCGATGATTTTTTAACCACTTTTGCCCTTGCCTGTCATTGTCCTATTCTCATTGCCCCGGCGATGAATGAAAAAATGTATCTTAACCCAATGGTCCAGGCAAATATCAAAAAATTAAAATCTTATGGTATCCAGTTTATTGAACCAGAAGAGGGCATTTTAGCCTGTGGTGAAAAAGGATTAGGCAAATTAGCCCATGTAGATAAAATACTTACCGAGATTGACTTGATTTTAAATTCATCATCTCTACTGAAGGGTAAAAAGATTTTAGTTACTGCTGGTGGCACACGCGAGCCAATTGACCCAGTTCGCTATATCGGAAATCGCTCTTCAGGTAAAATGGGTTACGCCCTGGCTTTGGCGGCTAAAGAATTTGGTGCTGAGGTAACATTGATTAGTGCCCCGACTCAATTAGAGCCGCCTCAAGGTGTAAAAACTATTTTTGTAGAAACCGCCTTACAAATGCAAGATGAGGTATTAAAGGCATTTCCAGAGGTTGATGTCGTCATATCTGCGGCGGCAGTTGCCGATTTTTCACCCATCCAGGTTGCCCCACAAAAGATTAAAAAAACTACCGCAAGCCTATCTTTGGAATTAAAAAAGACCCCTGACATCCTCGCCCAACTGGGCAAAAATAAAAAAGATAAAATACTCATAGGCTTTGCCGCTGAATCTGAAAACCTTATCTTAAATGCAAAAAAGAAATTAAAAGAAAAAAACTTAGACCTGATTGTGGTTAATGATATTAAAACAGGATTTGGTCAAGACACAAGCCAGGTAACAATTATTACTAGGGATGATAGAATTGAGGAATTACCACTTCTACCTAAAAAAGAGATTGCAAGACGAATCCTTGCAGAAATCAGATTTGGGCGGGTGCGTGTAAAATTTATGGGTAAAAAATATTCTGAGAGTTAGACCTGAAATTAAATCAAATATCAAATATCAAAATGCAAAATTACAAATCAAATTTCAAAAAGGACGGGACGGTTCCTTTTATCGTTTTTCCTATGATTTTTGTTAGAAATTGGAAATTAGAAATTGGGCTTTTGTCTCTCTCCCTAATTTCTAATTTCAATCCGCAATCTTTCAAACAAAAGTGAACCGTCCCAAAAGGACTTCTATTTTAACGCTGAAAGGAAAGAGATAATTTTACATTTTGATATGTAATTTTTATATTTGCTTTTTGCATTTTGCTCTTTGGAGGAGATTGATAAAAATAGAGGTGTAAAAGTTAC
Protein-coding sequences here:
- the gmk gene encoding guanylate kinase codes for the protein MGKNLLIVISAPSGAGKTTICKRLIKTTPNLVFSVSMTTRQPRENEINGADYIFVDVDEFEDKIKKGEFIEWAKIYDDYYGTPKKFLNESLASGMDVLLDIDAQGAMNVQGRYRDNSVLIFIIPPFIEDLKTRLSNRMTDSLEEIEKRLSLAKQELKNLEKYDYCVVNDDIGVTVGKLKSIIIAEKNKVKKIGKEILEQLGIEDV
- the topA gene encoding type I DNA topoisomerase, whose amino-acid sequence is MMKSLIIVESPAKTRTINKYLGAEFKVASSMGHIKDLPRDALGVDVTDNFKPKYVVIPDRRKILKELKEFALKMDNIYLATDPDREGEAISWHLSHELNARQIYRLTFNEITKPAILEALKHPGKIDNNKVDAQQARRILDRLVGYLISPILNKNVQKGLSAGRVQSVAVRLICEREQEIEAFVPEEYWSITAKLQKETKEVFNAKLEKIDAKKIKIPNKETSEQILTELKGKEFIVDKVIKKDKQQNPVPPFITSTLQQEAARKLNFKAKKTMLVAQQLYEGLDVGEESPVGIITYMRTDAVRVSTEAQTQAREYIKKEFGSQYLPLKPPQYKSKKSAQEAHEAIRPTSVFRKPDEIKEYLTPDQYRLYKLIWTRFIASQMTAALLEVTRVEILVENKFLFVATGTVVKFDGFMAVYTEGKDEEEEKEDILPQLKEKERLILLELIPKQHWTQPPPRYTEATLVKALEEKGIGRPSTYAAIISTIQERNYVRLEEKKFFLTELGKLVTQLLIKSFPDILDVGFTAQLEDKLDKIEEGEVNWIDVLQNFYIPFKNSLSKAQEEMRNVKKEQEKVTSILCEKCHKPMVVKIGKHGKFLACSGFPNCRNIKNIELKENGEIQVKQVEETEILCDKCHKPMIIKEGRYGKFLACSGYPKCKNLKSLEKKEEKPPVITETKCEKCGANMLLREGKYGKFLACSNYPKCKFTQSVSSGLLCPTGCGGELTRKRSKKGFFYGCSNYPKCEFATWGNPVETKCPECGYMVVEKKSKSGLKILACTRKGCNYEEDVSTDFADYKRR
- a CDS encoding ATP-binding protein, which encodes MELKDIKQILIDQKEELEDSLKGKKIIEREVLGEYKKFLKSSLIKIITGPRRAGKSVLGYEMLKDKNFAYVNFDDERLFTLETKDLNLLLQTIYEIYQKPDFIFLDEIQNVNNWELFVNRLKRRGFNLIITGSNARMLSKELATHLTGRYFSLELYPFSFREYLYFNNFDYQKKDISTKDTASIRRFWENYLSSGGFPEVIQGEYYKKYLISLYSTVITKDVIIRHNIKYINTLKEFANYLISNFARQITFNKLKNIFSLKSVHTAKNYFSFIEESYLIFQIERFSYKSKERLTAPRKIYAVDTGLINALSTKFSQEIGKIYENVVAIELMRRKFLNPKEDIYYWQNSYNYEVDFVIKEELKVKQLIQVCYDIKNYDTRKREINSLLKASGNLKCNDLLILTDDVEEKEKVKGKIITFIPLWKWIICH
- the coaBC gene encoding bifunctional phosphopantothenoylcysteine decarboxylase/phosphopantothenate--cysteine ligase CoaBC; the protein is MYNGKNIILGITGSIAAYKSAEITSQLVKLGANVTVIMTKSAIQFISPLTLQTISKNKVITDLFEIPASSGVEHITLVDKADIFLIAPATANIIGKIACGIADDFLTTFALACHCPILIAPAMNEKMYLNPMVQANIKKLKSYGIQFIEPEEGILACGEKGLGKLAHVDKILTEIDLILNSSSLLKGKKILVTAGGTREPIDPVRYIGNRSSGKMGYALALAAKEFGAEVTLISAPTQLEPPQGVKTIFVETALQMQDEVLKAFPEVDVVISAAAVADFSPIQVAPQKIKKTTASLSLELKKTPDILAQLGKNKKDKILIGFAAESENLILNAKKKLKEKNLDLIVVNDIKTGFGQDTSQVTIITRDDRIEELPLLPKKEIARRILAEIRFGRVRVKFMGKKYSES
- a CDS encoding YicC/YloC family endoribonuclease, giving the protein MLKSMTGYGAGSNEYFSVEIQAVNHKFSEIKILTPSFMTFLENKIKEYVQEKVNRGKLYIPINTKNSVTSSFNKFQIDHNLVKAYLDSFRQVGKSFRLKDDLKLSHIIGISNIISKNSDMEIKDKLWEWLKEPLNKAVKGLLSTRISEGKKIETELKLRINNIKELVAEIEKKTPQVILEYQEKLKNRLSTLKIDKEFFDETRLYQEIAIFADKCDITEELVRLKSHIQQFDDTLAVDKPIGRQLEFLAQELHREINTIGSKTGDIKIIQFVLQAKNELEKVREQIQNVE